AAAATTTCCATTACAATTAAGTAAGTTATGGCTATTCCAATCGGTGAAATTGTGTGAGCGTAGAAAACTTCTAGCAATTCTATATCTGATGTAATCAGGCTTATGAGATTGCCCTTGTCCTTGCCAGCTAGTTTTGCTGGGGCGAGACTTCTCATTTTCTTAAAGACAAGGTGTCTGATTTTTGCTAAAATTTTAAAGGCAAGATAATGGTTGGCGTATTGCTCAATATAATGGAAAATCCCCCTTAAGATAGCAAAAAGTACCATCAGTTTTATTATAAAAATGCTTTTGCCGTCGTTTTGATAATTCGACAAAATCCCATAGCCTGCAAGAATTGTTACAAAGCTTGCACAAAGGTGGCCAAGGCTGCCTATTATGATGGCTAGGGCCATGACTGGTTTTAATTCACCAACAAGGCCTATCATATTTTTCATTATACCAAGGCTAGATCTCCTAGTTTTCATAGCTTACCCCCTTTGCATAAGAACAAAGCTCTTTTTGTTTATCAAAGATATTTTTATAAGACTCACAATTTTCATATAAATCTGAGTGGGTACCGGATTTTTGAATTTTGCCGCCTTCTAAGAAATAAATCCTGTCGCTAGCCAGTAAGTTTATTAGCTTGTGGGAAATGATTAAAACCGCCTTTTCTTTGGCAAATTTTTGGATTATGGCCATGATTTTTTCTTCATTTGGCCCATCTATATTGCTTGTAGCCTCATCAAAAATATACAAAAGTCCATCAAACAAAAAGGCCCTGGCAAGGACAAGTCGCTGTCTTTGACCGCCTGAAAGGTTTGAAGCATTTTCTAAAATCTCTGTATCAAGCCCTTCTTGGTTTTTGAAAAAATCATATAAGTTGACCTTTTTTAATGCTTCTAGCATTTTTTCATCACTGATGTCTTCTCCTGCGATTTTTAAATTTTCCCTGACACTTCCCTTAAAGACCTTGCCATCAAAATCCACATTTATAATGTTTTTATTAAGGCTTTTTGGATCATAAGAATTTTTTTCAAGGCCATTTATAAGGATTTTCCCTCCATAAGAAAGACCTGGATCCTTGATTAGTTTAGCAAGGGTGGATTTACCGGACCCACTTAGGCCGACAAGACTTACGATTTCTCCTGTTTTTATTCCAATATTAATGTTATCTAAGATTTGCCTTTGGCCATCATAAGAGAAGGTCAAATTATCAAAGCTAAGGTCGATTTTTTCTCCTACTAGACTTTCATTTCCCAAGTCCCTATCAAGGCTATCAATTAGGACCATAAGCTTGTTTGAGGCAGCAATTCCATTCATGGCTATGTGGAAATATGATCCGAGTAGTCTTAAAGGAAGGAAAAATTCTGCAGCCAAAAGGCTGATAAATACAAGACCAAATATATTTATGTCTCTTTGACTAAATTCTATGAGGGCGACTCCTATACCAGCCGCAGCTCCCCCATAGGCTATAATATCCATGACAGATGTGGAATTTAGCTGCATTACAAGGACTCTCATAGTCGCTTTTCTAAATTTTTCGGCGAAATTATCCATCAAGTCCTGCCTATAAGAATCAGCTCCGTAAGATTTTAATTCATTGAGGCCTTCCAGATTTTCTAGAAATATA
This window of the Anaerococcus mediterraneensis genome carries:
- a CDS encoding ABC transporter ATP-binding protein/permease — its product is MVNKKLLAMLEGSKKYLYVNLLFRFVSLFMQIGIVCIFSQVISLVFRQKIGEISLVKIILYGILFLAIKLFCQYMVTRISFHSTKFIKEKMRKIIFEKLIDDRIGFEENLPTSAILQLAVEGVDQLEIYFTSYLPQLYYSLSSALILFACISYISKTAAITLLICLPLIPVSIILIQKIAKKLLGSYWTSYMSLADIFLENLEGLNELKSYGADSYRQDLMDNFAEKFRKATMRVLVMQLNSTSVMDIIAYGGAAAGIGVALIEFSQRDINIFGLVFISLLAAEFFLPLRLLGSYFHIAMNGIAASNKLMVLIDSLDRDLGNESLVGEKIDLSFDNLTFSYDGQRQILDNINIGIKTGEIVSLVGLSGSGKSTLAKLIKDPGLSYGGKILINGLEKNSYDPKSLNKNIINVDFDGKVFKGSVRENLKIAGEDISDEKMLEALKKVNLYDFFKNQEGLDTEILENASNLSGGQRQRLVLARAFLFDGLLYIFDEATSNIDGPNEEKIMAIIQKFAKEKAVLIISHKLINLLASDRIYFLEGGKIQKSGTHSDLYENCESYKNIFDKQKELCSYAKGVSYEN